In the Hermetia illucens chromosome 1, iHerIll2.2.curated.20191125, whole genome shotgun sequence genome, ttcggcgtatccttattattcttttcctccatctgtgatctattatagaggactctaatagtcctcaccatattctttatggcttggtgcacgttgtgcatgtccttaataaactcggacagctcaactagttttgccccaagctgggtgaagggtaattcctccggatcgaggCTCTGCtcccttgcctgtactttatccttcatcttctttggcattggtggagatctcaaagttgatgagcttcttttgaatggatctcttccttgttccgggagcacctcctgctgttgagcatcttgaacatgtgcggtgggtgttgccatggtttttgttgtccaaaaagctgcctttagttcatctttgtttgctcttgttattggtgttctcggtaaggtcgtacttcgcttgaacacctcctttccagattcaaatcacttgtagcattatatgccaagggggccaagttgtccaccaccgaggcattgCGATCGACGGATAtcgtactggggttccgagcccctgcaccgtaagtttcctccttcactcgtcttccatggtggttttatgttctgggtatccttcccatagccattttggtccgcgcaccagagatgagcaaacactagcccatgcacagtcagaaatgaaaagtgcatgaacacatatttacgcatcaataggtatgccccaatccgtcagctggggtcgcgcctgatggaagatctggccactccttacagggtctgtctgtccgtctgtccgcatttttctcggaggcgattatagcgattgacatcaaatttgatgaaaaggtgggaactattgacgctcacgcatacagtgaattacatcctcctCCGTTGTATTTAAGAgcgggtccccatgcatgcaaaagggggctgcacatttttttccaccaaatatagtcatgtggggtatcaaattaaaggtctcgattagtactatcCGAtgccgttcttagttttgatttttgttGGAGAGCTGGCGAGTGCGAGGGGTCGATAAATTTCATCTAGGAAAATGGACAATTTCGGTGAAATGTTTCGATCTTTGTGTAGGTGTTATGTATGGACTTTAGACGATTGGGAGCATATGTGGGAAATTTAGATTAAGTCGATAACAAGGCTTCTGTGTAGCAGCGGATAGAAAGAGAAACAACATCTGGAAAAAGGAATTGCACATTTATCTGATCAAATTACTTCTTTCTAACATGCAGTGACAAAAAGTCTGAAAACGTCAAGTCTTTACTGCAAACAAATTTTCCTGCCCATCTACCCAAATAATGATTCATTCTCCAATTGTGCTGTCTAAATCATTAAAACCTTccgatataataaataaaaaaagctgGGTGTGAACTGAAAAAAGTTAATTTCGCTCAACTAGTGCAAGTTGGAAGACCTCATATGCAGTTTAGATAGATATAAATGGGAGCGATTTGGTAGACCCAAATAATCTGTTCTGAATTTTGAAATCTAATCATGTTCCGAAATCTATCTGTATTCCTCGTGTGTGCTTTCGCAGTGAGTTTTGTGATAGTTGAATAAATTTCACTTTCTAGTTCCCAATAACAAAGGCACCTTTGATTTTAAGGTACAATGTTTGGCTGACCCGGACTGTTCCCAACGGCCCAAAAAGGAAGTGAGAACATTTTAAAGTAAATTCCCATTTTCCTAGTTATCtgactttctttttatttaaaaggaTTTGATGAATTGTTGTGCGAAACCACCTGCATATGAGGACATTGTGAGAAAGTGTAGCGATAAATTTCCCTTTCAGCAAGGCCAGCCGAACTTCGTGAGTATTCTAAGAATATACAGGGTGGTCCAAAAGTCTTTTCATACTTTTGAAAAAGTTGTGTTCTGTTCTCGTGGACTGTCGAAAAATGCCCTGCTAACACCATAGCATGTATGAAAACGGTGAAAATGAAACGGGACCCTGTTGATGTATGTCGGTACTATGTAAGTTATCGGTCGCGGTTGATACATGCCCTCTATGAAGACTACCGTGTTGTAAGCTCACCAAAAATCAGTTGAGAGACCATCCTATAATATATTCTCTTCGAGTATCCTGTGGTCCGACGAGGCTCAGTTTAAGGTATCGGGATACGGTAATTGTCATCACTCCCTGTATTGGGACTTCACAAATCTGCACCTCACGTTGGAACAGCAGCTAAACCAGACTATGTGGGGTGGAATTTCGGAAGCAGGCGTTTACGATCCTTATTTCTTTGATGGCAATGTCAACGCTCACAGCTACCTGGAGATGCTGCAAGATTACTTCCTCCCAGGAATGCAGAAGCTTCTCAATTTTGGTAACCCGTAGTTCCAGCAAGACGGTACACCACCGCTTTATGCGGTCATGGTCCGTGGCTACCTAGATGACGTATTCTAGGGACGTATTATCGGTCGTCGTGGGGCAATTGAATGGCCTCCCCGTTCCCCTGACTTGACCCCCATGGATTTCTATTCGTAGACCACGCAATTTGTTAAGAGTTGGAGGGGTACATTTATGGCGCTTTTTTGGACATCGGAAACGCGTTCTGGAGGAGTGCATTCAGCATCTCGATGGCTGCATCAACTGCGACGGTGCGCAATTCGAACACTTATAATAGACCCTCAGCAACGTTTCGCTTTCGCTTTTCCTCAATATACCGATCATTCAGTTGTTTTCCACATTTGATTTTGGGGGCGAAGGGATTTTTGGACCATTTGCAAAGACTTTTTGACGGCTCtgtgtatattttatttatcatgtTATTTCTCTAGTGCGTTGATGAATGCATCTTCAATGAAACAGGAGTAACTGTAAACGGTGTGGTTCAGAAGGATAAACTTTCTGAAAAAATAGGAGAATTGTATAAAGACATACCTGATTTCCTCCCAGGAGTCGCGAAGGCAATTGAAAAATGTGACGAATTTGGTAGgtagttttcttcattttctcttctttttcaagTAGAAGAAAACttacaataaaaaaattttacagttcGTGCTAAACTGgttgaaataatggagcataaATCTGCAGGCGCGGATAAATGTAATCCTGTAGCTTCAATGTATGAATCCTGCTTTTTTGTCGACGAAATGATTAGTTGCCCAGCATCGGATTGGCAAAATACTGACAATTGCAATCGTGCTAAGGAATTTATGAAGTCTTGCCCAATGCCTTATAACCATTGAATTGAAACTTGTTAAGGAATACACTTTTGGCAAATATGTTTTGCAAAACATGTCATTTGTGAGTTAAATTTGTTCGCATATAGATAGCTATGGCTATAACTggcctgaaaaatttgaaatgaaagaaaaaatgctAAATACTTTCATTACCGAAAATAAACATTCATGACCATTCTCCGTCACATTAttcacatagcatgctggtcccaatctCAGATAAACAAGTAGACTTCGAGAcgacgtactttgtactatcttcagtaaagcaaaaataaaatgctaagatcagcgaAACAGGTAAGTAGAGTATTCTGGGAGCTATTCTAATATATTAAACTCTAACTGATATCCCGAGGTGACAGGACCCatgacaggccgaccaaaaaaATGTACCCAAtctcgttaaaaacaaaatgatcgtggaCGCAGCAGAATGGCCCCGGTCCAatcgagaaataggcaagggttcttgactcaCAGATGGTGCTCTATAAGAAACCCTATGGTCTGCTCCCAAAAGCTACGACATAGAACGGTGTAGGCATTGCCATCTCTAATGGTTTCCGTGATTGCATTAAGGAAGTCGAACGAATTGATGTTCGGCtgatatcagctgatcgcatgaTTTACTACTTCATCGCACAAAGGCAGgttgacctgatgtcgagaaagatgtcttccgggaacttctcgatacaaagacctgtaacgtgttTGCTGATAGTTATCATAGACGTCATTATAGACGATATTAATGGTGATTTGGGGAAAAAGCACAGGACAATAGGTGCGTTGAGGAAAACGGTTTggagcgcacaatgagggtgACGATCATATAGTCGATTTCGCggactttgtacttatgaatgactttgtacttatgaatacatggttcaccaaAGCATTGTCTCATCATCCTACATTTTCTAGTgggagtcatcatcatcaacggcgcaacaaccggtatccggtctaggcctgccttaataagaaactccagacatcccggttttgcgccgaggtccaccaattcgatatccctaaaagctgtctggcgtcctggcctacgccatcactccatcttaggcagcgtctgcctcgtcttctttttctaccatagatattgcccttatagactttccgcgtgggatcatcctcatccatacggattaagtgactcgcccaccataacctattgagccggattttatccataaccagacggtcatggtatcgctcatagatttcgtcattgtgtaggctacggaaccgtccatcctcatgtaataataataataatcgttggcacaacaatccatgttggatcagggccttgaagtgtgttagagcacttcattcaagaccgtaacggtacactaggaggcaatgtggtcagcattgcgctcgcccgagattattaccctgatttgactcaggtactcattcacagctgagtcgactggtatccgacgtcaaatcacgatacaaattccactgccaccagtgagatttgaaccgcgaccttccgtacgatagccttgcgctctaaccactcagctatccggacactcatcctcatgtagggggccaaaaattcttcggaggattcttctctcgaacgcggccaagagttcgcaatttgtgggaatagtaaaactcaaatcgactatatcctcataagacgccTATGAGACTATTGCACCTCAACAgcgaccgttgattgccatctTGCGAGTCAAGTCACTGATAAAACTAAAAATGGTGTTGGGTGTcgtgaaaaaaaagaaggaatgaTCCTATTTAGGAGACTACCAACCATAACGAATGTAGAAGGATCGTGGAAGCAAATTAAAAACACGATTCATCAAGTGGCCTATGCAACACTCGGGGTCGCCAAGCTCATCacccgagatacttgactttggaacaACCATGCTAAAACCAacgtctatgaaaaaaaaaacgcttctACAACAAGTTTCTCaatgataaaacgctggccaacatgaatgccaatcgggaagcaaaggaaGCGATTGCTGTTACCCGAGCAGTCAATTATAAAGATCTTTATGGCAAGATAATCTGTATTGACTTCCCAAAAGTCGACACCAATGCACCAATATTTCCAATACTTttattgtgttaatgacaaggcCGACACTTTCCTTATCGAGGTGAGTCGCGAGGAACAGATGGTGGAAACTAATTAATCCTCCACTGCAACAAGAAATACCGATATTTAGATTAATTCGTCCTGTCAGTGTCAATGAATTCTGGGAAGCctacaaaaaatgaaatcggggaaagccacaggacctgacgacatggcATTTGAGTGGTAAAAAGCTACGAACTAGGACCCAACACGGTGGCTCAATaagttctttaatcgggttattgagaagGATAGAACATTATCTGACTGGGAAGAAAGCACCACAATTCCAGTATGGGAAAAGAAAGATGGCCcaacaaaatgttcaaattatggtCCAATCCGGATGTTTTTCCATACTATGTAAATTTCTCAACAAAATTATTTAAGACGTCGTAAAAATAACCGAGaaccaagccgggtttgtcaagaattgcggaactattgacgcaatacatgctgtgcCGTTATTCAGGAGGAATTCCGATAGAAAGCATCgacctctctacattgcatttttagatctggagaaggcatttgacgaTGTGCCCCAGaagctcatctggtatgctctgcgacaatacctagtgccagaggaacttgtgcgctgggctAAATTGCTCAACCGTGatccgaaaagcaaagttcgaagtgtgacagGAATATCAAAACCGCTCCATGTCCATGTCCGCatccatcaaggaagcgccctctcaccactactttttgttcttgttatggacactgccgTGCGGGACAGCCAACGCGCAGCGCCTCACGCCCTGCTATTTtgggttgcaataaatttatacggaaagacaattttgaactactgtaTTTTGGATATCATGCCTCATACTATAATaaatattactgcaaatttaaagttaaagaaatcatcactttcgacccctgcactccccgcctttccgacAAAGGTTGAAATTAAGACCTGCTTTGGAAAGTATTAatggagagctttcatttgatatgcaacatgactacattcggtgaaaaaaattttacacccccgttttgaATGTATGAGGAtcccctcccttaaactcaatatagAGAGATGTAAATTACCGtatatgtgagcgttcacagttcccaatttCTCACGAAATTTCTAGTCTATTgatatagccatttctgagaaaagtgcgtatgcaGACatacaaatagacagacagacagacagacacacagaaaTTGAACCGCTTCATAGATTCAGCGCCTCATACAACAAGGTCTCAgacgaataaaaataaaacggaaTCTTGACCATTGATCTCAATGAAGCAGGTAGTTTTACTGTCAGTGAAAGTGAGCTGCTCAGAATTGAGTCGCCTAAATTGCGTTagctctcaaatccaaaatttaacgTAATTTCGTTCATCCTGTACtctgtatggttctgagtgctaaccgactatagaagacaatgaaccgcgttCCGCGGTAATGGACCTGATAATGCTGTGTTGAGTTACTGGCGTAATACGCCTTGATTACATTCGTACTGGGAACATTCGCAGTCGATATGGAGTGACATCAAttacttggcaagattggtgtgaatatCGAGCATCTCAAGAGCAGAGCCAACTTAAAATCATGAAAAGTGGCAAAAGTTTACCAAGTGGTTTCATCCGTACCTAAGGGATATGCCCCTTAGTTACTGATGGAATCAGAAGCCACTCCTGGTAATCACCAGAAGCAATCCAGCTTATTTGTTATGTTACTCGAAAGTGACGGCTTAAGGAAACGCGTGGTCAAGGTAAATTGTCTCAACTGCATTAAATATATAGTTGCCCTTCAAACCTTGGCAAGGTATAACGCGCCAACCACACCCATGAAATGctttcagctcccccacgactcCTCAAGTCGCTCccactcgtcctctactgttctgcggcaAGTGCTTTTGGGGCAAACCATCTTGtgggagtggattccactgaatTGCCTAGACGTAAAGCAATTGtagtccctccttaatgtgtgacttatgccacttccgtcttctgatCGCATCGCGTACGAGCGACAAGCTGACAGACGTCCACTGTATTCGTTTGAGCTAGTGCCGGGTCattgtactccgatgatacggaggcaggtattggcgaaggcttggagcttttaagtaacaAAGGAGTTGATTTTCCATGTTCTACCCCTATATAGCAACACGGAAAGAACACTGGCACAAAAAGGtcttaacttgatcttagtgtttaGGTAAcgacatttccagattttcgactgt is a window encoding:
- the LOC119646346 gene encoding uncharacterized protein LOC119646346; its protein translation is MFRNLSVFLVCAFAVQCLADPDCSQRPKKEDLMNCCAKPPAYEDIVRKCSDKFPFQQGQPNFCVDECIFNETGVTVNGVVQKDKLSEKIGELYKDIPDFLPGVAKAIEKCDEFVRAKLVEIMEHKSAGADKCNPVASMYESCFFVDEMISCPASDWQNTDNCNRAKEFMKSCPMPYNH